TCACATGGTATTCGGATAGCATTGAATCCAAGATGTTTTACAAATTTTACATAATCCTCGGTAATCGGAGGGTTCCCCCAGCCTGTTTCCCCACCTGGAGCTTCCATGGTGTTGCCGATGTTCCAGCCTAATTTCATTTTAGCAGCCAGTTGAACAGCCGTGCTACCCATTCCGGTAGAATCAGGCGTAATAGGTGATGTATTATAAGAGGGATATATTTGACTAACTTGTGAAACCGTAACCCGTCTGGCCTGGCCGTTTGGCATGGTAATGACCAGTATAGTGGAACGTGTAGCGCCTGTTGCATTAAGTGTTGTGATTAATTTAATGGTGGCGTTACCCTTACCAGCTGTTTGGCTTAATTGCAACCACGAGTAAGCATAATTGTCAATACTCCATTGGCTGTTACATGTTAATGTCATTTTAGATGTATCTCCCCCTTCGGCAGGAATGGAAACGGCAGTTGTAGAAACCAACAGTTGAGGATCAATACCTGCATTATTTTTGCAGGAGGTAAACGATATAATCAAAATAAGAAATGGTACAATTTTAAAAAACATTATGTTGTATTTTATTTGTATGTTCAAATGTGTAATAATTTGATGAGTAAAAGACCCACAGGATGTTTCACTTTCGTTGAGTGCCTGCAGGTCTTTTAATTAATGATGCATTTATTTATATTTATTGATTATAGGTTTATCTTTTTACTACCCTGAAATTATCAAAGGCTGCATCAAAACTTGTTCCAGTAGCAGCTGTACTGTAGTTATGTAAATAGAGTATCAAATTACCCTTTCCTGATGCAGGATCGAACAAATCTGAAACTTTTGTAATAGAAGCACCTTTGCCATCAGCTAAACGGAATTCCGATAACGGAATAGTTACTGTTTGCCAGCCTTTTGTAGAATATGCCGCCGTATGAGTAGAAGTAACTTGCCAAGGTTCGTATCTTGCCATATAAGATCCATTCGAACTTTTTATACAAATCGTACCACCATTCCAGGGTTTAGCCACATTGATTTCGAATTTTAAAGCCCAACTATTGCCCGGATCATTAAAATTCTCCGCCGGCAACCATACAGCATCACTAATACGAATAGCATTCCCATCATCACCTGCACCCCCATTGAGTATATTGCTTTTCAGTTCAATGTACATTCCAGTGCCTACTCCAAAATCAGCATTGTATGACGGCCATCCGGAATTTGGGTCTGAACTGTTCAGGATTCCTCCTCCCCACCATGCATAACCAAAATAATTACCCCATTCCATATTGGCTATAATACCGACACCACCTCCGTTTATGAAGTTTATATTATTAACCAGGTAGGCAGTCGTAAATGTTCCTGATTTTGTTTCAATAACTACCGGCCCTCCATCACCTGATAACGCAGGTGCAGTAAATCCAATAACAGCATCTGATACTACTTTATATGAGGTAATAGGCGTTCCTGCAAAACTTAAATTCATAACGGAAATAAAATTATTTCCATAAATATAGACAGAATCACCTTCTTTGGGTATTTCATAGGAGATGCTTGTAATTATCGGTGGTCCAATTATTTTAATCGAAAAATCACCCGTTCCAAACATTGTTGTAATACTAATCATATTTACCAGTGAAGCATCTCCACCCGACAAGTCAGCGGGCACACGTACAGTCACACTGGAATCGGTATATGCCGCATTGGTCAAATCAGCAGCTACGCCCTGAAATGCTATGTTTGTGGCATTTTTAAGATTATACCCAACAATAGTGATCAGCTGGTTTGGCACAACGGATTTAATGATTGAATCGTTAGGCGAGTCAGCCGAGTTTTTCACATAAGAAATAATCGGTACACCGGTAATGTTAATTTCAAAATTAGCAACCCCGCCCTCGTTAACCAAAGTAATTTTATTCACCTTGTCGCGTGGCACAAGCGGAAACTGAATAGAAGGGATCTGTATTACGATACAGGTGTCGCTGAAAAAAGTACTGTTAATAG
This DNA window, taken from Bacteroidota bacterium, encodes the following:
- a CDS encoding glycan-binding surface protein, whose translation is MKKILIYHIHLLLLCVVAGIIILPSCLKEKPNAPSISYVRNYAASPNDTILKTVSAGQWVVVVGKNLSGISQAYFGSTPATINSTFFSDTCIVIQIPSIQFPLVPRDKVNKITLVNEGGVANFEINITGVPIISYVKNSADSPNDSIIKSVVPNQLITIVGYNLKNATNIAFQGVAADLTNAAYTDSSVTVRVPADLSGGDASLVNMISITTMFGTGDFSIKIIGPPIITSISYEIPKEGDSVYIYGNNFISVMNLSFAGTPITSYKVVSDAVIGFTAPALSGDGGPVVIETKSGTFTTAYLVNNINFINGGGVGIIANMEWGNYFGYAWWGGGILNSSDPNSGWPSYNADFGVGTGMYIELKSNILNGGAGDDGNAIRISDAVWLPAENFNDPGNSWALKFEINVAKPWNGGTICIKSSNGSYMARYEPWQVTSTHTAAYSTKGWQTVTIPLSEFRLADGKGASITKVSDLFDPASGKGNLILYLHNYSTAATGTSFDAAFDNFRVVKR